In Sphaerospermopsis torques-reginae ITEP-024, the genomic window AGATGTACCTGTTACACTTTGGGCTAATAGTGCAATTAGAAAAGTTTACGAAACTGGATTTTTGGTTGGCTACCCTGATCAGACTTTTCGCCCTAATGATAGTATTTCCAGGGGTGATGTTTTAGTTGCGATGGTGAATGGTTTGGGAATTGCTAGTCAAGTCCAACCTGATTTGGTGAGTAAATTAGGACAAATCTATCAAGATGCGGCAACAATTCCTAACTATGCTATCAATCAGGTGGCGATCGCCTCTAGTGTTGGTTGGGTAGTGAGTTATCCAAATATCAAATTACTCAATCCCAGGATGGCTGCGACTCGTGCTGATGTGGCTGTGATGGTATATCAGGCTTTGGTATATCTGGGAAGGGCAGAAAAAATTGCTTCTGAATATATAGTAGTAGTACCATTGTCTGGAAACCAACCCAGGACTGTGAGGGTAAGTCATAACCGGGAGTTTCGGGGTGCTTGGATCACAACTGTGTGGAATAGTGATTGGCCTTCTAAACCAGGGTTGAGTGTTGAACAGCAGAAAACGGAATTACTGCAAATTATTCAACAATTACAATCTTTAAATTTTAACGCCTTAATTTTACAGGTGCGTCCAGAAGGTGATGCTTTATATGCTTCTAGTTTAGAACCTTGGAGTGCTTGGATTACGGGAACTCAGGGAAAAGCACCAGAACCATTTTATGATCCTTTAGAATTTGCGATCGCTGAATGTCATAAACGCAATATTGAAGTTCATGCTTGGTTCAATCCTTACCGTGCCAAAACCACTACTAAAAGTGGTGCTAATGTCCGTCCCCATATAGCTATAACTAATCCTGAAGTTGTCTATCAATGGGGTAATCAATTATGGATGGACCCCGGCTCAAAAATTGTTCAAGATCGAGCTTACAATGTCATTATTGATGTTCTCAACCGTTACGATGTAGATGGGATTCATCTTGATGATTATTTTTACCCCTATCCTATATCTGGTCAATCTTTCCCTGATAATAAAACTTATGCAGCTTATCAAGCAAATGGGGGTAAACTGAGCTTAGAAGATTGGCGACGGGAAAACGTTAATCAAATGGTATTGCGTTTATCAGAAGGAATTAAAAAAACTAAATCTCATGTTAAATTTGGGATTAGTCCTTTTGGGATTTATCGCCCTGGACAACCAGCAGGAATTGTGGGTTTAGATCCCTATAATGCTCTTTATGCTGACTCTAGAAAATGGTTGCAAGAAGGTTGGATAGATTATTTAGCACCGCAACTTTATTGGCGGACTGATCAAACACAACAAAGTTATGAAGTCTTGTTGAAATGGTGGACTGAAGCTAATACCAAACAGCGACATATTTACGCCGGAAACAACATTTCCAAACTAGATGGTAAAGCTTGGAAAAATTCAGAAATTGAAAAACAAATTCTCATTTCTCGGAACTTAGCTAAAAATTTGTCCTTGGGAAATATATTTTTTAGTATGAATGCTATCAAAGAAAATCTCCAAGGTATTGCTGATCAATTTAAACAGGTTTATTATTCTCGTCCGTCCATAATTCCTACTATGTCATGGCAAAGTCAAAATCCTCCTTCTCCTCCCAAAGAAATTAAATTTGAAAATGGTAGATTAAATTGGCAAAGAGGTGATGATAAACCCGTGCGTTCTTGGACTCTTTACCGTCAAAGTGGAGATAATTGGATAATTCAGCGCATTTTGTCTGCTGGTACTACTTTTGCTACTGTACCACCGGGAACTTATGCGGTGTGTGCGGTGGATAGGTTGGGTAATGAAAGTGTGGGTGTGGTAATTACTGTAACTTAATCTGAGGAAGGCAGATGATTATGGCGATCGCACTTTGGCAATTTTGTCCAGGTGCGTTTTTTAACTTCTGTCTGAATCAGGATGTCCAGGATTTGAGGATTTACAGGATGTTGATTTTTCTGGTGATGGCGATCGCACTTTGGCAATTTTGTCCAGGTGCGTTTTTTATTGTCTGAATCAGGATGTCCAGGATTTGAGGATTTACAGGATGTTTATTCAGTATAGTTAGTCATGATAAAATGAGAAAAGGGCGGTAAAATACCGCCCAAAAATATTAATATCAAATTAATGAAAACAGATACCATATTTTACCGCTTATTTCAAGAAATACCAA contains:
- a CDS encoding glycoside hydrolase family 10 protein translates to MISNTASFPDIQNHWARLFIQALAQRRILNGYRDGSFRPNSPVTRAEFAAIIASVLTTTKKRDYVPFGDVPVTLWANSAIRKVYETGFLVGYPDQTFRPNDSISRGDVLVAMVNGLGIASQVQPDLVSKLGQIYQDAATIPNYAINQVAIASSVGWVVSYPNIKLLNPRMAATRADVAVMVYQALVYLGRAEKIASEYIVVVPLSGNQPRTVRVSHNREFRGAWITTVWNSDWPSKPGLSVEQQKTELLQIIQQLQSLNFNALILQVRPEGDALYASSLEPWSAWITGTQGKAPEPFYDPLEFAIAECHKRNIEVHAWFNPYRAKTTTKSGANVRPHIAITNPEVVYQWGNQLWMDPGSKIVQDRAYNVIIDVLNRYDVDGIHLDDYFYPYPISGQSFPDNKTYAAYQANGGKLSLEDWRRENVNQMVLRLSEGIKKTKSHVKFGISPFGIYRPGQPAGIVGLDPYNALYADSRKWLQEGWIDYLAPQLYWRTDQTQQSYEVLLKWWTEANTKQRHIYAGNNISKLDGKAWKNSEIEKQILISRNLAKNLSLGNIFFSMNAIKENLQGIADQFKQVYYSRPSIIPTMSWQSQNPPSPPKEIKFENGRLNWQRGDDKPVRSWTLYRQSGDNWIIQRILSAGTTFATVPPGTYAVCAVDRLGNESVGVVITVT